TTTGTGtgcaacattttttctttacatatttatgttCATACATCTAAATGTATGAACATTTTAgcagtatttagttttccaaaaaatgaacacaaatgtgttttcatttgtgtctTATTCAACTTCTTTCACTGatggtttgtagttttcagtatacaacTCTTTCACCTCTCTAGCTAGTTTTATTCCAAGATCTTTTACTCATTTTCCTGCTCtaataaatgggattgttttctaatttctttttcagctaaTTTGCTGTTACTGTAcaaaaatgcaactgattttttagGTTGACTTTGTAttctacaactttactgaattgttTATTACTTCTAAcagtttttaaatagaattttttagaatttcctgcatataaaatcatgtcatcttcaaataggGACAATTTTACTTCTTACTTCCTGATATGgatgatatttatttctttttcttgcctaattactctggcaAGGACTTTCAGAATTATGTCACATAGAAGTAGCAAAAGTGAGCATTCTTGCGTTTTCCTGATCTCAGAGAAAAAGTTTTTAGATTTTACCattgaatatgatgttagctgtgggtttttcaatTGTGGCCTTATTATTTTTAGGctatttccttctattcctagtttgttgccAGTGTTTTATCATGAAAGAGGATAGAATTTTGTCAATtgctttttctgaatttattgagatgatcacaaaGTTTTTATCCTTTCTTTAGTTGATGTGGTAtttcacattaattgattttcatatgttgaactgTCAtgtatcccagggataaatcccagtCGGTCATGACGTAtgattctccttcttctttcttttctttttgtcttttttttgagacgtagtctcactctgtcacccaggttggaatgcatggtgagatctcaactcactgcaacctctgcagtgaggttcaagcgattcttctgcctcagactcctgagtagctgggattacaggcagccgccaccatgctcagctaatttttgtatttttaataaaggtgggatttaccatgttggccaggctggtctcaaactcctgatctcaggtgatccacctccctcggcctcctgaaatgttgggattacaggcatgagccactgtgctcagctggtATATGGTTCCTTTAATGTGCAGTTGCAGTTAGTTTgctagcttttcttttctttctttttttcttttctttcttttttttttttttttttttttgcctgtagttttcttttcttttgatatcTTTGTGTGGCTTTGGCATTGGTGacgctggcctcataaaatgagtttggaaatgtttctttaattattttataagtatttgaGAAAGATTcgtgttaacttaaaaaaaacaacatttcaTACAATCCACCAATGAAGTTGTCTGGTTCTgtggttctgggcttttctttgtttgaaAGGTTTTTGATTACATATATGATCTCCGTAATAGTTGTATGTTTGTTCAGaccttctatttcttcatgatttagtcttttttttttttaatttttgtaccaaATAACTCATACATTTAATGTTGACATTTCTTCTTACCTGTGTGTCTCAGATCAATAAAGTACTCtgcattaaaatttaaatcttgaGACAGTAGTACagcattgaaaaaaaattgtaaagcagCTTAGATACACTGAACtcagattttacattttcatttgtcaGATTAGAATATAAAAAGCTTGAAAATCAACTTGAAAAAGCTTATTCTTCCTCAAGAAAAAgtatgaacaatctgaaaatgatCAACTAGTATGAATGAACATTGTACATAGTTAAGTCACATTTAGTGGTTGCTAAACATACCACTCCCTCCTGGAAATTACGGAACCATCTACATGTGAAACTAAGTCATCTTCATTTTCGTCATAATGTTCATCACTGACGAACTTCATTCCCATTTTTAGATCTTCATAATAATCCATTGGTCTTTCAAACCTATTGAGATTTTCTACATTGTTCCACTGAGTTTTTCAGGCTCTTCTAAATAGTCTTTACGTATCAGATTGTTcactggatttttgttttctttttttacactGTCTGGGTAAGAATCAAGCTCATCTTGCTGAAGAACATCTATCTGTGATTCTTTTTGCATATCTGATGGTGGAATGTAGTTCTTGGCAAAGTAGTCTCCACGAAACGTCCGTCTTCTCCTATAGCAGAATATTCCAGCCAAAACACTTACAAGTACTATGAAGAGAATCCCACCCACTACACTAGCAATGATCGTGGCAATTGTGTCATCCTTAATTGTTGCCAAAGTTGACAATGGGAAGGGCAATTTTTTAGGTTCTGTTGCTAGATTCTCGATGTCAGCAGTTGAGGGATGCCACTGAATTGTAGGCTGAAGGGTGGTAGTAGTAGGAGGATCTGCATTTTTTAGGCTCTCTTCCTTTTCCGTcttaattttccatttgtttgacaGGAAGATTGCTATATTCTGAAATGTAGATGACTTTTTGGTCACTTCTTTGACCAAGGGAATTGGTCACTTTACAGATATAAACACCAGAGTAATTGAAAGTCAATGGTTGAACAAAATGAAGAGTATTGTCTGAAGCTAATAAACCATCAGGCCACTGTCCATCCAATCTGCTCCACACAGATTTGAATGGTGGTGGATTTGCATCAGCATTACATTTGAGATTAACACCTCTTCTTCCTACAAACCAATTTCCATCATAACCTGTTACCGAAACTTCAGGAGCATACTGTATGTCTAATATGAAAGAATATCGGATGTCCTTTTCCAAGGCTGGATGTTTTACAACACAAGTAATTCGCCTTCCTCTAGCAAATCTGGTTGGAAATAGCTTGTACTGGCTGACAATTGTTGCTGTTTCATTTGGAAAAGAAGTTGTAGTGGATTCCATTTCACCAAGATCACCTTCCCAGTCAATACGTGCAACGGGTTTTCCAGTGGCTGCGATACAAATGGCTGCTACTGTTTCATTTCCTCCATCAATTAAAGAATCTGGCCCTTTTATCAGGCTCACAGTAGGTTCAACTAATACAGTTACAGTTGTAGAGGACTGGGCATTTCCAAGTGGGAATGTAACAGCTTTGCAGATGTATTTTCCAGAATCAGAGAATCCTATGTTATGCAGAGTAATTGTTGCATCATTAAGAGAATAGTTTTTAAACAAGACTCTTCCCTGATATTCTCCTTGAACAGAGAATCCATACTGAGGATGATGAACTGCAACAGTCTGTGAACTTTTGCCATGTATCTTCTCCCATGAAATTTGTGTTATGGTTTCATTTACTTCAATTAAACACTTCAATGAAACATTCTTTCCCCATACTGCTGTGACATGTGGCTCCACGATAATTGGTCCAGCTAAGGCCCCACAGAGCCGGGAGAAGAGCAGCAGCgggaagagcagcagcagcagcagcggagGCGGCGTCGGGGGCTGCGGCAGCAGCCCGGCTCCGAGGAGAGAAGCGGAGGAAAGTTGTGTTTTGCCGCCTCCAGGACACAGCAAGGCCGGCCGCGGGGTCCGCGCCATCCCCCACCCTCCCCCCGGCCCGCTGGCCCCCTCGTCCCCCCGCTCCCCCGGCCCCGGCGCCTCCGGCTCTGGGCGGCGGCTGTGGAAGGTCCGGCGCGCGCGTCCCCAACTCCCAGCTCCAGCGCCGTCGCTGCCGGCTGACACTCAGCCGAGCGCTGGCGGCTGCCTAGACACCGCCGTCGCCGACGCCACTGCCGAGCCATGATTTAGTCTTGATATGTTGTAAGTTTCTGGGAATGTATCAATTTCTTCAGTTTATTGTTGTACAATTGTTCCTTGTAGTCTCTTGTGGTACTTTTTATTTTCGTGGTAGCAGTTGCAatatctcttcttttatttctggttttattagAGTCTTCCCTCCTATTTTTCTTAACTAGTCTAGCTAAGTgtctgtaaattttatttatcttttcaaaaatgaattctttgtttcattaagttttttattttctattttgcttttccCCCCTGCTCTAACCATTACTTTTTCCTCCCATTGCTAATTTAGGGCTTAGTTTGTTCTTCCAAGTTCTTCGAGGTGTAAAGTTAGGTTGTTGAgatctttttaaatgtagagaCTTATCTCTATGAACTTTATGATTAGTTCTTCTTTGGCTGCATCCCTTACCTTTTGTGGTATGTTGTGTATTCACTTTCATTTGTCtttagatattttctaatttcctttttcaaTTATTCCTTGAGCCAATTGTCATTCAAGAGTATGTCGTTttcaaccaaccaaaaaaatttttttaaaagaatatgttgtttaatttttacatatttgtgaaATTTCTAGTTTTCCTcctgctattgatttctagtttcattcaaTGATGGACAGAAAAGATACttggtatgatttcaattttcttaaatttgtagACTCTTTTCGTGGTTGCCATGGTCTGTGTTT
Above is a window of Saimiri boliviensis isolate mSaiBol1 chromosome 11, mSaiBol1.pri, whole genome shotgun sequence DNA encoding:
- the LOC120360524 gene encoding LOW QUALITY PROTEIN: nectin-3-like (The sequence of the model RefSeq protein was modified relative to this genomic sequence to represent the inferred CDS: inserted 1 base in 1 codon) translates to MARTPRPALLCPGGGKTQLSSASLLGAGLLPQPPTPPPLLLLLLFPLLLFSRLCGALAGPIIVEPHVTAVWGKNVSLKCLIEVNETITQISWEKIHGKSSQTVAVHHPQYGFSVQGEYQGRVLFKNYSLNDATITLHNIGFSDSGKYICKAVTFPLGNAQSSTTVTVLVEPTVSLIKGPDSLIDGGNETVAAICIAATGKPVARIDWEGDLGEMESTTTSFPNETATIVSQYKLFPTRFARGRRITCVVKHPALEKDIRYSFILDIQYAPEVSVTGYDGNWFVGRRGVNLKCNADANPPPFKSVWSRLDGQWPDGLLASDNTLHFVQPLTFNYSGVYICKVTNSLGQRSDQKVIYISDPPTTTTLQPTIQWHPSTADIENLATEPKKLPFPLSTLATIKDDTIATIIASVVGGILFIVLVSVLAGIFCYRRRRTFRGDYFAKNYIPPSDMQKESQIDVLQQDELDSYPDSVKKENKNPVNNLIRKDYLEEPXKTQWNNVENLNRFERPMDYYEDLKMGMKFVSDEHYDENEDDLVSHVDGSVISRREWYV